A stretch of the Paramormyrops kingsleyae isolate MSU_618 chromosome 16, PKINGS_0.4, whole genome shotgun sequence genome encodes the following:
- the LOC111852709 gene encoding uncharacterized protein isoform X2: MWTFISILIIPVTYGHLTKGENQKALHCTSEQTYQQNPVSTTQDAFTEYRSEYFDLNSSVTLNCSNKTWASILFITWTIDIDGKRCRMAHSDNDSKHDTCNDGKILRNNTNGETYLYIPRFTKRDEGRYQCETVYHGGSSKVVINVSAKVPQQISTRLDPDHREAVCSATGVKSDVSISWRTSWNANVTSSSVHNPDGSYTMEIRLKLPDHVHGTTLQCIVTHPSWTENYTQTLQLLDPLIGRRNFKVWQWIIIYLTLFCFLTGILVGLYILRKHLSKIRHCCKLSTSAAPSLRQPQKRW, encoded by the exons ATGTGGACGTTTATTTCCATTCTGATTATACCTGTCACCTATGGTCACCTGACAaaag GTGAAAACCAGAAAGCCTTGCATTGTACTAGCGAACAAACTTACCAACAAAATCCAGTTTCCACGACACAAGATG CATTTACAGAATACAGAAGTGAGTACTTTGACTTGAATAGCAGCGTTACTCTGAACTGCTCCAATAAGACATGGGCTTCGATTCTCTTCATTACCTGGACGATAGACATTGACGGAAAGCGGTGTCGAATGGCGCATAGTGATAACGATTCTAAACATGATACATGTAACGATGGAAAGATCCTGCGCAACAACACAAACGGAGAAACATACCTGTACATTCCTCGCTTTACAAAACGAGATGAAGGACGGTATCAGTGTGAGACAGTGTACCACGGTGGATCCAGTAAAGTAGTAATAAATGTATCTGCCAAAG TCCCACAACAGATTTCCACCCGACTGGACCCTGACCACAGAGAAGCTGTGTGTTCAGCCACAGGGGTTAAATCAGACGTCTCCATCTCATGGAGAACTTCATGGAACGCCAATGTAACCAGCAGCTCTGTACACAACCCAGATGGCTCCTACACCATGGAGATCCGGCTCAAACTGCCCGACCATGTGCATGGTACCACGCTGCAGTGCATAGTGACACAccccagctggacagagaatTATACACAGACACTTCAGCTCCTCG ATCCATTAATAGGCAGAAGAAACTTTAAAGTCTGGCAGTGGATAATCATTTATCTCACCCTATTCTGCTTTTTAACGGGCATTCTTGTTGGACTTTACATCTTAAGAAAACATCTCAGCAAGATAAG ACATTGCTGCAAGTTAAGCACGTCAGCAGCCCCCTCACTCCGCCAACCACAAAAACGTTGGTGA
- the LOC111852709 gene encoding uncharacterized protein isoform X1 — protein sequence MWTFISILIIPVTYGHLTKGENQKALHCTSEQTYQQNPVSTTQDAFTEYRSEYFDLNSSVTLNCSNKTWASILFITWTIDIDGKRCRMAHSDNDSKHDTCNDGKILRNNTNGETYLYIPRFTKRDEGRYQCETVYHGGSSKVVINVSAKGKKKFPQQISTRLDPDHREAVCSATGVKSDVSISWRTSWNANVTSSSVHNPDGSYTMEIRLKLPDHVHGTTLQCIVTHPSWTENYTQTLQLLDPLIGRRNFKVWQWIIIYLTLFCFLTGILVGLYILRKHLSKIRHCCKLSTSAAPSLRQPQKRW from the exons ATGTGGACGTTTATTTCCATTCTGATTATACCTGTCACCTATGGTCACCTGACAaaag GTGAAAACCAGAAAGCCTTGCATTGTACTAGCGAACAAACTTACCAACAAAATCCAGTTTCCACGACACAAGATG CATTTACAGAATACAGAAGTGAGTACTTTGACTTGAATAGCAGCGTTACTCTGAACTGCTCCAATAAGACATGGGCTTCGATTCTCTTCATTACCTGGACGATAGACATTGACGGAAAGCGGTGTCGAATGGCGCATAGTGATAACGATTCTAAACATGATACATGTAACGATGGAAAGATCCTGCGCAACAACACAAACGGAGAAACATACCTGTACATTCCTCGCTTTACAAAACGAGATGAAGGACGGTATCAGTGTGAGACAGTGTACCACGGTGGATCCAGTAAAGTAGTAATAAATGTATCTGCCAAAGGTAAGAAAAAAT TCCCACAACAGATTTCCACCCGACTGGACCCTGACCACAGAGAAGCTGTGTGTTCAGCCACAGGGGTTAAATCAGACGTCTCCATCTCATGGAGAACTTCATGGAACGCCAATGTAACCAGCAGCTCTGTACACAACCCAGATGGCTCCTACACCATGGAGATCCGGCTCAAACTGCCCGACCATGTGCATGGTACCACGCTGCAGTGCATAGTGACACAccccagctggacagagaatTATACACAGACACTTCAGCTCCTCG ATCCATTAATAGGCAGAAGAAACTTTAAAGTCTGGCAGTGGATAATCATTTATCTCACCCTATTCTGCTTTTTAACGGGCATTCTTGTTGGACTTTACATCTTAAGAAAACATCTCAGCAAGATAAG ACATTGCTGCAAGTTAAGCACGTCAGCAGCCCCCTCACTCCGCCAACCACAAAAACGTTGGTGA